ACGCGTCGCGTTGCCTCCCGACaggactccgcccccccccggtcGGGCCGAGCGGGCTCCTTCCTGCAGGACGGGGACCAGCTGCTCATCCCCGCCGTGAGGCGGGCGCACCAAGGCGTGTACACGTGCCACGTGCACGCGCTCATCGACCAGCGGCACTTCGAAGTGAGCCGCACCGTGGTGCTGAGCGTGGAGGGTGAGGGATCAATGAGAACAATCCATCGATCGACTGGACCCTGACACCAGGGTCACGAGCGCgtgccgccccctgctggtcggaCACGTGACACTCACCGAGTTACTCCCGCCCACAGGGGAAATAATCAATGACCAtgagttattgttattgttagtaataacaacaataacaattaatattcaaatcataataataacagtaaGCATTACGTTTACTATAAGTTAGAATGAATACAACTATATATTAATATGAATATTGAAATACTATCAAGTATTATTAGTAACATCCTTATGATCCATATAATATAATTTGAATCATTATCAGGATTTAAATCATCAATATAATTTTCATCACTATCGATATAttatagttgtttttattttcattattattatttcatgaaaTAAGTCAGTTGGTCTGGACGTGTTTTCATCATCtacatttgtgtgtgaaggCGTAGACCCCATCACCACCTCCaccgccggctcctcctcctcctccactcccacctcctccaccacctcctcctcctcctccactcccacctccaccaccacctcctcctcctcctccactcccacctccacctccaccacctcctcctcctccacctcctcctccagcagcagcttccaCAGTGAGTCTATTTCACACActttagaataaaaaacattattgcGGCGCGtctgattcatttaaatgttattttctttcgCTCCACCAGTTCGACCTCCTGTGATTCTGTCGCCACAGAACGGCACCGTCTTTGAAAGTCTGCATGGTGAGCgttaatacataaataataataaatacccgTACACATCAGATGTGaccccctctgacctctgacctctgacctctacaGGCTCAACACTGGCGCTCTCTTGCACGGTGCTCACCGACTGCCGGGCGGCGGAGGAGACGGCGGTCACGTGGCTCGTCGACGAGCGATGGGCGGAGTCCTCGTACCTGGAGGGGCGCAGGTAACTGCTGGGTTCTTCTCTGGCAGATATTTGAGGCGAAGAAGAAGAGATGGTCAACGGGGACGTACGGAGACACATCTTTGAGTAAATACATCTGTTCATGATGCTGCTTGTTTCCAGGGTAACCGGCGCGCCCAACGGCTGCCGCGTTGAGCTGAGGCTGGTCGTCGTGGCGATGACAGAAGAACACACGCAGTCGGAGCTGAAGTGCGTCGCTCGGAACCGAGGAGGCCAACAGGAAGTGGTGGCCCGACTTCAGCTGGAGGGTGAGTCGTGTGGTGGGCGGGGCCAAATTAAAGGACCGACCTGATCCTAGTTTACATTCAttcactcaccccccccccccccccccctccctcctcacagactccacCGTCACCTGGCTGGTGGTCTCGGCGGGGGCCGTCTCCTGCTTCCTGACCGTGGTGTCCgtcttcctcttcgtcctcttccGGTCCTCAGGGAAGAGGAACATGGACTACTTCCTGGCTCGGCAGAGCAGCTGCTAGgagacctgctcctcctcctcctcctcgtactcctcctcctcctcctgctccggaCTCAACAAATACCTCAAAACTCAACGTTGACTGTTCCAATGTTTGTTCGTTGGATCTC
The window above is part of the Gasterosteus aculeatus chromosome 16, fGasAcu3.hap1.1, whole genome shotgun sequence genome. Proteins encoded here:
- the LOC120833650 gene encoding interleukin-1 receptor type 2-like isoform X1, with product MTFPFIPHVVERIDTQKQEGILSMRFLLIVTVCVSVCVAPCHHRRGHESRSESNLVYIEILRESRRTSRWPSHLLPVHLHTVMEVLVLLLAALLPLPAGGAATRQAPPTTDDCYPASPEINLLREAGEPIILSFPFFESELERLHVAPPARCLITGRNGTYQGGGRVQQRRNQLWFLPARAEDSGEYLCTYRNASCCVRASIRLQVYRSGSAARDTLSFPVLALVGERLRQPCPSVKDFRDVQGLVEWRKDSAPPRSGRAGSFLQDGDQLLIPAVRRAHQGVYTCHVHALIDQRHFEVSRTVVLSVEGVDPITTSTAGSSSSSTPTSSTTSSSSSTPTSTTTSSSSSTPTSTSTTSSSSTSSSSSSFHIRPPVILSPQNGTVFESLHGSTLALSCTVLTDCRAAEETAVTWLVDERWAESSYLEGRRVTGAPNGCRVELRLVVVAMTEEHTQSELKCVARNRGGQQEVVARLQLEDSTVTWLVVSAGAVSCFLTVVSVFLFVLFRSSGKRNMDYFLARQSSC
- the LOC120833650 gene encoding interleukin-1 receptor type 2-like isoform X3, whose protein sequence is MEVLVLLLAALLPLPAGGAATRQAPPTTDDCYPASPEINLLREAGEPIILSFPFFESELERLHVAPPARCLITGRNGTYQGGGRVQQRRNQLWFLPARAEDSGEYLCTYRNASCCVRASIRLQVYRSGSAARDTLSFPVLALVGERLRQPCPSVKDFRDVQGLVEWRKDSAPPRSGRAGSFLQDGDQLLIPAVRRAHQGVYTCHVHALIDQRHFEVSRTVVLSVEGVDPITTSTAGSSSSSTPTSSTTSSSSSTPTSTTTSSSSSTPTSTSTTSSSSTSSSSSSFHIRPPVILSPQNGTVFESLHGSTLALSCTVLTDCRAAEETAVTWLVDERWAESSYLEGRRVTGAPNGCRVELRLVVVAMTEEHTQSELKCVARNRGGQQEVVARLQLEDSTVTWLVVSAGAVSCFLTVVSVFLFVLFRSSGKRNMDYFLARQSSC
- the LOC120833650 gene encoding interleukin-1 receptor type 2-like isoform X2, with the protein product MWSTAMTSLSVKAHSCFPPSVSESRRTSRWPSHLLPVHLHTVMEVLVLLLAALLPLPAGGAATRQAPPTTDDCYPASPEINLLREAGEPIILSFPFFESELERLHVAPPARCLITGRNGTYQGGGRVQQRRNQLWFLPARAEDSGEYLCTYRNASCCVRASIRLQVYRSGSAARDTLSFPVLALVGERLRQPCPSVKDFRDVQGLVEWRKDSAPPRSGRAGSFLQDGDQLLIPAVRRAHQGVYTCHVHALIDQRHFEVSRTVVLSVEGVDPITTSTAGSSSSSTPTSSTTSSSSSTPTSTTTSSSSSTPTSTSTTSSSSTSSSSSSFHIRPPVILSPQNGTVFESLHGSTLALSCTVLTDCRAAEETAVTWLVDERWAESSYLEGRRVTGAPNGCRVELRLVVVAMTEEHTQSELKCVARNRGGQQEVVARLQLEDSTVTWLVVSAGAVSCFLTVVSVFLFVLFRSSGKRNMDYFLARQSSC